In the Streptomyces sp. NBC_00525 genome, one interval contains:
- the casA gene encoding type I-E CRISPR-associated protein Cse1/CasA, protein MPTGTYNLIDQPCIPVRWKPDTPPASSAARLPDRVGFRELLLRSHDIETLAIADAPAHAALLRVLYAITARVADLTEQGPASDWDERRLDVLDEGGLQATKVDAYFAQFEDRFFLFAPGGRPWMQDPRLVEQCDASKTAGVNKLVVTRPSGNNHSWFRHDRDTAAEPPTSSEAFLNLLVWHYYGPSGRCSAREVSGVKSASATAGPLRTALSYHPEGSSLFETLLAGLVPPEASVRGGEDLCPWEQEELPDPDRPPRASAGPRSRHTCRSQHALLLVPDEDGTHVRDAYITWAYRGERMPREDDYLIWQTSQQGNRYPRPADAGRALWRDLDALLLRNPPAGNAHPQQPRVFHSAAEVSEDLRVRALGFDQEGQAKDTQFIDASTPAVLGFAEANDARTVPAVARLRQLGELYGRRLERAVKRAWATYVNDAKADGAAWTAQAGARYWPRAEAEFWARFRLLDRTGGIPDGGFDRVATRRAFVRLAEQAYDTVTAPVTRTLRGAKAVSQARAELYGGPPKNRSAMPAPRDMTKEPTA, encoded by the coding sequence ATGCCGACGGGCACCTACAACCTGATCGACCAACCGTGCATCCCCGTACGTTGGAAACCCGACACCCCACCGGCCAGTTCGGCCGCCCGGCTCCCCGACCGGGTCGGATTCCGCGAACTCCTGCTGCGCAGCCACGACATCGAGACCCTGGCCATCGCCGACGCCCCCGCGCACGCGGCCCTGTTGCGGGTCCTGTACGCGATCACCGCGCGGGTCGCCGACCTGACCGAACAAGGTCCGGCGAGCGACTGGGACGAGCGCCGGCTGGATGTCCTGGACGAGGGCGGGCTTCAGGCGACGAAGGTCGACGCCTACTTCGCCCAGTTCGAGGACCGCTTCTTCTTGTTCGCCCCAGGCGGCCGGCCGTGGATGCAGGATCCCCGCCTCGTGGAGCAGTGTGATGCCTCGAAGACCGCGGGGGTCAACAAGCTTGTTGTTACCCGCCCCTCGGGTAACAACCACTCCTGGTTCCGGCACGACAGGGACACCGCGGCCGAGCCGCCCACCTCGTCCGAAGCCTTCCTCAACCTCCTGGTCTGGCACTACTACGGCCCCTCCGGGCGCTGTTCGGCCCGAGAGGTGAGCGGGGTCAAGAGCGCCAGCGCCACCGCTGGGCCGCTGCGGACGGCCCTGTCCTACCACCCCGAGGGCTCCTCCCTGTTCGAAACGCTGCTCGCCGGGCTCGTACCACCGGAGGCCAGTGTCCGTGGCGGGGAGGACCTGTGTCCGTGGGAGCAGGAAGAGCTGCCCGACCCCGACCGGCCGCCGCGCGCGTCGGCGGGGCCGCGTTCCCGGCACACCTGCCGATCCCAGCACGCACTACTCCTCGTCCCGGACGAGGACGGCACCCATGTACGCGACGCGTACATCACCTGGGCCTACCGCGGGGAGCGGATGCCGCGCGAGGACGACTACCTCATCTGGCAGACCAGTCAGCAGGGCAACCGCTACCCGCGGCCCGCCGACGCCGGCCGGGCCTTGTGGCGGGACCTGGACGCGCTCCTGCTCCGGAACCCGCCCGCTGGCAACGCGCACCCGCAGCAGCCGCGCGTCTTCCACAGCGCTGCGGAGGTTTCCGAGGACCTGCGGGTACGGGCGCTGGGCTTCGACCAGGAAGGCCAGGCCAAGGACACCCAGTTCATCGACGCGAGCACGCCGGCTGTGCTCGGATTCGCCGAAGCCAACGACGCCCGCACCGTCCCCGCCGTCGCCCGGCTGCGCCAGCTCGGAGAACTGTACGGTCGGCGCCTGGAGCGGGCAGTGAAGCGGGCCTGGGCCACGTATGTGAACGATGCCAAGGCCGACGGTGCTGCCTGGACAGCACAGGCCGGCGCGCGCTACTGGCCACGCGCCGAAGCGGAGTTCTGGGCACGCTTCCGTCTCCTGGACCGCACCGGCGGCATCCCGGACGGCGGCTTCGACCGGGTGGCCACCCGGCGGGCGTTCGTTCGTCTGGCCGAGCAGGCGTACGACACGGTCACCGCGCCGGTCACCCGGACGCTGCGCGGTGCGAAAGCCGTCTCGCAGGCCCGGGCCGAGCTCTACGGCGGACCACCGAAAAACCGAAGTGCCATGCCCGCCCCCCGTGACATGACCAAGGAGCCCACCGCATGA
- a CDS encoding IS5 family transposase: MITGGSVPAVPSCILDPIRDQFLALLPVREDRHPLGCHDPRISDAVVFDRLVQVLVSGCGYERVADEHCSATMLRRRRDEWIAARVMETLRVLVVASYDRMIGLELDQLSADGCISKAPSGGECAGRSPVDLAKLGMKRSQLTDGYGIPLVTDPAPANTRDHTLLPATLDRFAALDVTLGPLPEHPRLSLDAGYDYSMVHQHLDTRQIIGKVAPRGAKTPIQAGGRWVVERTNSWMNNFGKLRRCTERRRITVEFFIALASVIITVRCLVRRAWTLYGWDTRLRSRRIR, translated from the coding sequence ATGATCACCGGGGGATCCGTCCCTGCCGTCCCGTCATGCATTCTCGACCCGATCCGCGACCAGTTCCTCGCCCTGCTGCCAGTTCGCGAGGACCGCCACCCGCTGGGCTGCCACGATCCGCGGATTAGCGACGCCGTGGTCTTCGACCGCCTGGTGCAGGTCCTGGTCTCCGGCTGCGGATACGAACGCGTCGCCGATGAGCACTGTTCGGCCACCATGCTGCGTCGCCGCCGTGACGAGTGGATCGCCGCCCGCGTGATGGAGACCCTGCGTGTGCTCGTAGTCGCCAGCTACGACCGGATGATCGGCCTTGAACTCGACCAGCTGTCCGCGGACGGCTGTATCTCCAAGGCGCCGTCCGGCGGCGAGTGTGCTGGCAGGAGTCCCGTCGATCTGGCCAAACTAGGCATGAAACGCTCGCAGTTGACGGACGGGTACGGCATACCGCTGGTCACCGACCCGGCACCGGCGAACACGCGCGACCACACCTTGCTGCCTGCGACCCTCGACCGCTTCGCTGCCCTGGACGTCACTCTGGGGCCGCTACCCGAGCACCCGCGCCTGAGCCTGGACGCCGGCTACGACTACAGCATGGTCCACCAGCATCTCGACACCCGGCAAATTATCGGCAAGGTCGCCCCGCGCGGCGCGAAGACCCCGATCCAGGCCGGCGGGCGCTGGGTGGTCGAGCGCACGAACTCCTGGATGAACAACTTCGGCAAGCTCCGCCGTTGCACCGAGCGACGAAGAATAACAGTCGAGTTCTTCATCGCCCTGGCCAGCGTCATCATCACTGTCCGCTGCCTTGTCCGACGAGCCTGGACACTCTACGGCTGGGACACCCGCTTACGAAGCCGCCGCATCCGATGA
- a CDS encoding NAD(P)-dependent oxidoreductase, with translation MERARVLLLDAAPGELLGRELECLLGHGLAVTLNLRRVADRAGARAAWAGRVDFTDFDAFDESALLAETVRDGIGYHAVKSRAGVPLRAAFLAAATNAKLANRLRVIGRAGAGTDHVELAAAARHGVAVTHTPGSNANAVAEFALAQLLALTRDLPAHNEAAHRGSWCAPAAPVVELSELTLGIVGLGRVGLALAARATALGMEVQGLSRRPPESSVPRPRSLTELLATSDVVSLHLPLTPQTRGLIGRAELALMRPGSILLNTARGGIVDEQALADALRDPAHSLMAAAIDTFEHEHAAFASPLFGLPNALLTPHVAGMTRNAMATAALRCADHIAALLANRPDGVPVVTT, from the coding sequence ATGGAGCGGGCACGAGTCCTGTTGCTGGATGCGGCTCCTGGCGAGTTGCTTGGTCGGGAACTGGAGTGTCTGCTTGGCCACGGGCTGGCCGTCACGCTGAACCTTCGGCGGGTAGCCGATCGCGCCGGGGCGCGGGCCGCATGGGCGGGCCGGGTGGACTTCACTGATTTCGATGCTTTCGACGAGTCCGCGCTACTCGCAGAGACTGTCCGGGACGGAATCGGTTACCATGCGGTCAAGTCTCGTGCCGGTGTGCCACTGCGCGCGGCGTTCCTCGCGGCGGCGACGAACGCGAAGCTGGCGAACAGGCTTCGCGTGATCGGCCGGGCCGGGGCGGGTACCGATCACGTCGAGTTGGCGGCCGCGGCCCGTCACGGGGTTGCTGTCACCCATACCCCGGGGTCCAACGCGAATGCGGTCGCCGAGTTCGCTCTCGCCCAGCTCCTCGCCCTGACCCGGGATCTCCCGGCACACAACGAGGCCGCGCACCGTGGCAGTTGGTGTGCACCGGCCGCACCGGTGGTAGAGCTGTCGGAGTTGACCCTGGGCATCGTCGGACTCGGGCGGGTCGGCCTGGCACTGGCCGCGCGGGCGACCGCCCTGGGCATGGAGGTCCAGGGCCTTTCGCGGCGACCACCCGAGTCGTCGGTGCCTCGGCCCCGTTCCCTCACCGAGCTGCTGGCGACCAGTGACGTGGTTTCCCTGCACCTGCCGCTCACTCCGCAGACCCGAGGACTGATCGGTCGGGCGGAGCTTGCGCTGATGCGTCCGGGGTCGATCCTGCTGAACACAGCCCGGGGTGGGATCGTTGACGAGCAGGCGCTGGCCGATGCGCTGCGCGACCCCGCACACTCGCTCATGGCAGCCGCCATCGACACCTTCGAGCACGAGCATGCAGCCTTCGCCTCGCCGCTCTTCGGCCTGCCGAACGCCCTGCTCACCCCACATGTCGCCGGGATGACCAGGAACGCCATGGCCACGGCGGCCCTGCGCTGCGCGGACCACATCGCGGCCCTGCTTGCCAACCGTCCGGACGGCGTACCTGTGGTAACCACGTGA
- a CDS encoding DUF4259 domain-containing protein — MGTWGTGPFDSDLAADFVDELEGLTSQKVIEVLERAFQRVTDSGARVDGGDGTEAVAAAALVASTIPGSRIVIDPDDGPREPLPQLPPALRSSAVLALQRVLQDGSELLTGWVDSADAAQWRHEVQQIAEALGPIDHEQ; from the coding sequence ATGGGGACGTGGGGAACAGGCCCATTCGACAGCGATCTCGCTGCCGACTTCGTCGATGAACTCGAGGGACTGACTTCTCAGAAGGTCATCGAAGTGCTCGAGCGAGCATTCCAGCGAGTCACGGATTCCGGAGCACGCGTGGATGGCGGCGACGGCACCGAAGCGGTCGCCGCCGCGGCTCTCGTTGCCAGCACCATCCCGGGCAGCAGGATTGTGATCGACCCTGATGACGGACCCAGAGAACCTCTGCCGCAGCTTCCGCCGGCTCTCCGCTCGTCAGCCGTGCTCGCTCTGCAACGTGTACTCCAAGACGGATCGGAACTGCTGACCGGCTGGGTGGACAGTGCCGACGCCGCTCAGTGGCGCCACGAAGTCCAACAGATCGCGGAAGCCCTGGGACCGATTGATCACGAACAGTAA
- a CDS encoding type I-E CRISPR-associated protein Cse2/CasB: MTITPPPATTEATESAGPAALPIPRQSTGANAGRSRAFANWVVQLCKEDPGARSALRSGLRKDLDSVRRMHRLVAPWLPDSRSADVERAYYAVAAMIAAQPRSALNSPGKAPDIQQQQDAEQAPGGRAWRGTSLGAALATAVTEGPGREKEMRVGTAESRLNLLTRQSVNGLHRHLPATVGYLCSVGVDIDWAQLIHDLSNWRRHSGRISRAWLQDFYRQRNRDLTRQADQADEQELTTDAPQPPEGP, encoded by the coding sequence ATGACCATCACTCCCCCGCCAGCCACTACAGAGGCCACGGAATCGGCCGGCCCTGCGGCCCTGCCGATTCCGCGACAGAGCACGGGGGCCAATGCGGGGCGTTCACGCGCGTTCGCCAACTGGGTCGTCCAACTCTGCAAGGAAGACCCGGGTGCCCGTAGCGCGCTGCGCAGCGGGCTGCGCAAAGACCTCGACTCGGTCCGGCGCATGCACCGCTTGGTTGCGCCCTGGCTCCCGGATTCACGCTCCGCGGATGTGGAGCGGGCCTATTACGCAGTCGCTGCGATGATCGCCGCGCAGCCCCGCAGCGCCCTGAACTCGCCCGGCAAGGCTCCTGACATCCAACAGCAGCAGGATGCCGAGCAGGCCCCTGGCGGACGAGCCTGGCGGGGCACCAGCCTTGGGGCCGCGCTCGCCACCGCCGTGACCGAGGGGCCCGGCCGCGAAAAGGAGATGCGGGTGGGCACGGCGGAGAGCCGTCTGAACCTGCTCACCCGGCAGAGCGTCAACGGACTCCACCGGCACCTCCCCGCCACCGTCGGATACCTGTGCTCGGTGGGGGTGGACATCGACTGGGCCCAGCTCATCCACGATCTCAGCAACTGGCGCCGGCACTCCGGGCGTATCTCCCGCGCCTGGCTCCAGGACTTCTACCGCCAGCGGAACAGGGATCTGACGCGGCAGGCGGACCAGGCCGACGAGCAGGAACTGACCACCGACGCACCTCAGCCCCCTGAAGGGCCCTGA